AACGGTGAAGTTATAGCCACAGCGGTTGGAGACCTGCTTGTTGCACGTAAGCTAAAAGACACTGACGGATTGTTCGGTGGAGAGGAAAACGGAGGTTTGATTTTCCCTGATTTCGTTTACGGAAGGGATGCTGTAATGACCGTTGCCAAAATCCTTGAAATCGTGGCCAAGGAGTCAAAACCTTTATCCGAACTGGTGGCTGAATTGCCGGTTTACTACGCAAGCAAGATGAAAATCGAATGTCCTGACGATGAGAAGGAATTTGTCATGACCAGCATTGCCGATGAAATCAAGACAACAACCGATTTCGAATTGGACTTGACTGACGGTGTTAAAATCTTGAAGGATGACGGTTGGGTCATCATCAGACCCTCAGGTACAGAGCCAATCTTCAGATGCTTTGCGGAGTCCGATTCACAGGACAAGGCTGATGAAATGACTGATTGGGGAATCAGCCTAATCAACAAATACAAGAAATAATCGAATCGATACCCATCACCAATTTTTCTTTTATTTTAATTGAAAAAACAAGCAATTAAATTATAAATCAAGGTCGCAAGCACCCATTTAATGACATCACCATCAAAAATAATGTCATCATAAAATAAAAAACAAGAACTTCAATGCAACAATCTACATTAGAAGTTATCTAAACATTCTTCTTTTAGGAAAAACGCATCCTCATTGTCAGGGTTCCTAAGCAGAACCTTATTGAAACTGTCGACAGCCTCTTCAAACTTGCCCAGTTCCATTAGAACCACTCCTTTATTAAGCAGGAAGTCAATATTATTTTTTTCAAGGTTTATAGCTTGATTGAAGCATTCCAATGCCTCATCAAATTTACCCAAATCAATATACGCATTTCCCATACGATTTATAGCGGATGCATCCATTTCAGAATCATCCAAACAAACCTCAACGGCCTTGTCGAATGACTCAATGGCCTCCTCCAGCATTCCCATGTCGGTCAACAGGTTTCCGCGGGAGTTCCACACCTCAGGATTTTCACCGTCAAGAACAATCAGCTTGTCATAAACCCTCAGCGCATCATCATATCTGCCAAGCATCTCCAGGATGAAACCTCTCCAATACAGGACAATAGGGCTGCTTGGACGATAGTTATAAGCGATGTTGCTCACCTTCAAAGCCTCATTGATGTTTCCAGAGTTCAAAAGCGCAATAGCCTTGTTATTCAGAATGTAAATGTTATCTGGCTCATACTCCAATGCCTTGTCATAACACTCAATGGCTTCAATGAACTTGCCCAGCCTTGACAGGTTATCTCCCTGCTTATTCAGCAGGTAAACGTCATGAGGATCCAATCTCAAGGCGGCATCATAGCACATTGTGGACTT
Above is a genomic segment from Methanobrevibacter thaueri containing:
- a CDS encoding tetratricopeptide repeat protein, with the translated sequence MPILSFSSNDIDVITGKKTRTIRKAWKTPLKVGDRLYCYWNLVSKEKMKIFEAFVTGIENIPFSEIKDNDELARQEGFEDSKDMLREFKKMYGGRIDPNDEFQIIYFEKIHIDDWKGDKIDEKAMITKRADILFDSGKFDKSTMCYDAALRLDPHDVYLLNKQGDNLSRLGKFIEAIECYDKALEYEPDNIYILNNKAIALLNSGNINEALKVSNIAYNYRPSSPIVLYWRGFILEMLGRYDDALRVYDKLIVLDGENPEVWNSRGNLLTDMGMLEEAIESFDKAVEVCLDDSEMDASAINRMGNAYIDLGKFDEALECFNQAINLEKNNIDFLLNKGVVLMELGKFEEAVDSFNKVLLRNPDNEDAFFLKEECLDNF